One stretch of Bacteroidota bacterium DNA includes these proteins:
- the gmk gene encoding guanylate kinase has translation MKGKLIIFSGPSGSGKTSIVKFLLSKNLNLSFSVSACSREKRKNEVHGKDYLFISVNDFKQKINNKEFLEWEEVYENNFYGTLKSEVEKNLDTGKNVIFDIDVIGGLNIKKIYTNSALTIFVKPPNIDELKKRLISRSTESEEKLNKRISKAKYEISFADKFDKLIINDKLNEAEEEAFEIVNQYLF, from the coding sequence ATGAAAGGGAAACTTATAATTTTTTCGGGACCTTCGGGAAGTGGAAAAACTTCAATAGTTAAATTTCTATTGTCGAAAAATCTTAATCTTAGTTTTTCGGTTTCGGCATGTAGCCGAGAAAAGCGTAAGAATGAAGTTCATGGGAAAGACTATCTTTTTATCTCTGTAAACGATTTTAAACAAAAAATTAATAACAAAGAATTTTTAGAATGGGAAGAGGTTTACGAGAATAATTTCTATGGAACTTTGAAATCGGAAGTAGAAAAAAATCTTGATACGGGCAAAAATGTGATTTTTGATATTGATGTAATTGGTGGTTTAAACATTAAGAAAATATACACAAACAGTGCTCTCACAATTTTTGTAAAACCTCCAAATATCGACGAATTAAAAAAAAGACTAATAAGTCGTTCTACCGAATCTGAAGAAAAACTGAATAAAAGAATTAGTAAGGCAAAATATGAAATTTCGTTTGCCGACAAATTCGATAAATTAATTATAAACGACAAACTAAATGAAGCTGAAGAAGAAGCCTTTGAAATAGTAAATCAATATCTATTTTGA
- a CDS encoding nicotinate-nucleotide adenylyltransferase, whose translation MKVGLYFGSFNPIHIGHLAIANYMVEFSDIDQLWFVISPQNPFKKKSSLLADYHRLELVNLAIGDSNMLKSSNIEFKLSQPSYTIDTLVFLKEKYPVKNFVLIMGSDGISTFHKWKNYTEILKHHQIYVYPRPNCDNSKAAEYGMKIIDAPQIEISSSFIRNSIKNGKDVRYFMPTKVSEYITEMHFFSS comes from the coding sequence ATGAAAGTAGGCTTATATTTTGGCTCATTCAATCCTATCCATATTGGACATTTGGCTATTGCAAACTATATGGTCGAATTTTCGGACATTGATCAGCTCTGGTTTGTTATCAGTCCTCAGAATCCTTTTAAGAAAAAATCGAGCTTGCTTGCAGATTATCATCGCCTCGAATTGGTGAATCTTGCAATTGGCGATAGCAATATGCTGAAATCTTCGAACATTGAGTTTAAATTATCGCAACCTTCTTATACAATTGACACATTGGTTTTTCTTAAAGAAAAATATCCTGTTAAGAATTTTGTACTAATAATGGGTTCAGATGGAATTTCGACTTTTCATAAGTGGAAAAATTATACCGAGATTTTGAAACATCATCAAATTTATGTTTACCCCCGACCAAATTGCGATAATAGTAAAGCAGCCGAATATGGAATGAAAATAATTGATGCACCTCAAATTGAAATTTCATCGAGTTTTATTCGAAATTCCATTAAAAATGGAAAAGATGTTCGCTATTTTATGCCGACTAAAGTTTCAGAATATATAACTGAAATGCACTTTTTCTCAAGTTAA
- a CDS encoding PhoH family protein, translating into MIEKIIYLKEVDPLLLLGVNNSRLERMKIFFPKLKIIARGEELKLFGDENEINNFEKKIKIIINHYCNNSNLTNSEFERILTENIDEIEVRQNSDNEVLLFGNNGKLIRAATKNQKLLVEQEQKNDMIFAIGPAGTGKTYTSIALAVRALRSRWVKRIILSRPAVEAGENLGFLPGDMKEKIDPYLQPLYDALRDMIPSRKLRDMIEDEVIQIAPLAYMRGRTLNNAFVILDEAQNTTENQIKMFLTRMGSNSKFVINGDITQIDLPKKQQSGLIKALKILKAIKGISIIHFNEKDNMRHPLVKDIVEAYHKDN; encoded by the coding sequence ATGATTGAAAAGATTATTTATTTAAAAGAAGTTGATCCTTTGTTACTTCTCGGTGTAAACAATTCTCGTTTAGAAAGAATGAAGATATTTTTTCCAAAGCTAAAAATTATTGCACGTGGCGAGGAGCTGAAATTATTTGGCGATGAAAATGAAATAAATAATTTTGAAAAGAAAATCAAGATAATCATAAATCACTATTGTAATAATTCAAATTTGACAAATAGCGAATTCGAAAGAATTTTGACAGAAAATATTGATGAAATTGAAGTTCGCCAAAACTCTGATAATGAAGTTTTACTTTTCGGAAACAATGGAAAATTAATTAGAGCTGCTACAAAAAATCAGAAATTGCTTGTAGAACAGGAGCAAAAAAATGATATGATTTTTGCAATTGGTCCGGCAGGTACAGGCAAGACTTATACTTCAATAGCTTTGGCAGTAAGAGCTTTACGTAGCCGCTGGGTGAAACGAATAATTTTGAGTCGCCCGGCAGTTGAAGCGGGTGAAAATTTGGGCTTTTTACCTGGCGATATGAAAGAGAAAATTGACCCTTATTTGCAACCTTTATATGATGCACTGCGCGATATGATTCCTTCGAGAAAACTTCGCGACATGATTGAAGATGAAGTTATACAAATTGCGCCATTGGCATATATGCGGGGGCGTACTTTAAACAATGCTTTTGTAATTCTCGATGAAGCTCAAAATACAACAGAGAATCAAATAAAAATGTTCTTAACAAGAATGGGTTCGAATTCTAAATTTGTAATCAACGGAGATATTACTCAAATTGATTTGCCAAAAAAACAACAATCTGGTCTAATAAAAGCATTGAAAATTTTAAAAGCCATTAAAGGAATTTCAATTATCCACTTCAACGAAAAGGACAATATGCGCCACCCACTTGTGAAAGATATTGTGGAAGCTTACCATAAAGACAATTAG
- the mazG gene encoding nucleoside triphosphate pyrophosphohydrolase, whose protein sequence is MNKNLQAFDRLLQIMDDLRAKCPWDKTQTLESLRTLTIEETYELADAIISNNMTDIKKELGDLMLHIVFYAKIGSETKDFDISDVINSLCDKLIFRHPHVYGNTAVADAEEVKANWEKLKLLEKGEVKNTVLSGVPKSLPALVKANRIQDKVRGVGFDWEEKEQIWEKVEEEFNELKQEILDQNQDNIESEFGDLFFSLINAARLYNINPENALERTNRKFIKRFNYLEKQTLTKGISLHDMTLEQMNKIWDDAKKYD, encoded by the coding sequence ATGAATAAAAATTTACAAGCATTCGATAGATTACTTCAAATAATGGACGATTTACGAGCAAAATGCCCTTGGGACAAAACTCAAACTTTAGAAAGTCTGCGAACCTTAACAATAGAAGAAACATACGAACTTGCCGATGCCATTATCAGTAACAATATGACTGATATAAAGAAAGAACTTGGCGATTTGATGCTACATATAGTTTTTTATGCAAAAATTGGTTCGGAAACTAAGGATTTCGACATTTCGGATGTAATCAATTCTTTATGTGATAAGCTAATTTTTCGACATCCACACGTATATGGCAACACGGCTGTTGCTGATGCCGAAGAAGTAAAAGCAAACTGGGAGAAGTTAAAACTGCTGGAAAAAGGAGAAGTGAAAAATACAGTTTTGAGCGGTGTTCCAAAATCGCTTCCTGCCCTTGTTAAAGCAAACAGAATTCAGGATAAAGTTAGAGGAGTTGGCTTCGATTGGGAAGAAAAAGAGCAAATTTGGGAAAAGGTAGAAGAAGAATTTAACGAATTAAAGCAAGAAATTTTGGATCAAAATCAAGATAATATTGAATCAGAATTTGGCGATTTATTTTTCTCTCTTATAAATGCAGCCCGACTTTATAATATAAATCCGGAGAATGCTCTCGAAAGAACTAATCGAAAATTTATTAAACGATTTAATTATCTTGAGAAACAAACACTTACCAAAGGAATTTCGTTGCATGATATGACACTCGAACAAATGAACAAAATTTGGGACGATGCAAAAAAATATGATTAG
- a CDS encoding response regulator, with product MNETRTNNGTILIVDDISTNIQLMTTVLERENFDVISTTNSEEAIEITKNNDIDLILLDIVMPNINGFQLCKNIKSHEASSDIPIIFISVLPFPENIVKGFEFGGVDYIIKPYNKQEFVFRIKTHVKHKQEIARLKQEIAKLKNPSANK from the coding sequence ATGAATGAAACTCGAACTAATAATGGAACAATATTAATAGTTGATGATATTTCAACCAATATTCAATTAATGACAACAGTTTTGGAGAGAGAAAATTTTGATGTAATCTCCACGACAAATTCCGAAGAAGCTATAGAAATCACAAAAAACAATGATATTGACCTGATATTATTAGATATTGTAATGCCAAATATAAATGGATTTCAATTATGTAAGAATATTAAAAGCCACGAAGCATCCTCTGATATCCCAATTATCTTTATTTCCGTATTGCCGTTTCCAGAAAATATTGTTAAAGGTTTTGAATTTGGAGGAGTAGATTATATAATTAAGCCCTACAACAAACAAGAATTTGTATTCAGAATAAAAACACATGTCAAACATAAGCAAGAAATTGCAAGACTGAAGCAAGAAATTGCAAAGCTAAAAAACCCATCCGCAAATAAATAA
- a CDS encoding helix-turn-helix domain-containing protein translates to MSDYTLSIWLFLIAIQLSSNFLGLKIEKLKYPELLLLRTIPFTYGPFLYVYAKLLISEKPKFNNKSLLHLIPFFVFLIFFFSIIKQKNIINNVIESFQGGSFSAIHFSYAIAIIISIIIYVFLTMKLLRKHRKNILNHFSIKSEKTNLNWLRTIANCFGLAYFLAILVRFSNFYFDVNNPIFSPEFFPVIGLTFFAYALSFFGFNQPSIFVNKRYELLQEIKLRRMANAEKAQKRETKYEKSGLKEVDAKKYLSMIEKYMEEKKPYLDGNFTIENMARDLDIQKYYLTQIINEKLNKNFYTFVNEFRVNEVKRMLLDKNTGNFTLLGIAYDCGFNSKSAFNSIFKKITNETPSQFKKRNLPS, encoded by the coding sequence TTGTCTGACTATACTTTGTCTATTTGGCTTTTTCTTATTGCTATTCAATTGTCCTCTAATTTTTTAGGTTTAAAAATCGAAAAACTAAAATATCCGGAATTACTTTTGCTTAGAACCATTCCTTTCACTTACGGACCTTTTCTTTATGTCTATGCCAAGCTGCTAATTTCAGAAAAACCCAAATTCAATAATAAAAGCCTCCTTCACCTAATTCCTTTTTTCGTCTTTCTAATATTCTTTTTTAGTATAATCAAACAAAAAAATATTATAAATAATGTTATTGAAAGTTTTCAGGGAGGCAGCTTTTCAGCAATTCATTTTTCGTATGCAATTGCAATAATTATCAGCATTATTATTTATGTTTTTCTTACGATGAAGCTATTGCGAAAACACCGAAAAAATATCTTAAATCATTTTTCTATAAAGTCTGAAAAAACCAATCTTAATTGGTTGAGGACTATAGCAAACTGCTTTGGCTTAGCATATTTCCTTGCAATTTTAGTTAGGTTTTCTAATTTCTATTTCGATGTAAATAATCCGATTTTTAGCCCTGAATTTTTTCCCGTAATAGGCTTAACATTTTTTGCTTATGCTCTAAGCTTTTTTGGATTCAATCAGCCGTCAATTTTTGTAAATAAACGATACGAATTATTGCAAGAGATTAAGCTCCGAAGAATGGCAAATGCAGAAAAAGCTCAAAAACGAGAAACAAAATACGAAAAATCGGGATTGAAAGAAGTAGATGCTAAAAAGTATCTCTCAATGATTGAAAAATACATGGAAGAAAAAAAACCATACTTAGATGGAAATTTTACCATCGAAAATATGGCAAGAGATTTAGATATTCAGAAATACTACCTTACTCAAATTATTAACGAAAAGTTGAACAAAAATTTCTACACTTTCGTGAACGAATTTCGCGTAAATGAAGTGAAAAGAATGTTATTAGATAAAAACACCGGTAATTTTACACTGCTCGGTATTGCCTACGATTGCGGATTCAACTCAAAATCGGCATTTAACTCTATCTTTAAGAAAATTACAAACGAAACCCCATCGCAGTTTAAAAAAAGAAATTTGCCATCATAA
- the dnaJ gene encoding molecular chaperone DnaJ — protein sequence MSKRDYYEILEVSKNASKDEIKKAYRKQAIKYHPDKNPNNNAAEEKFKEAAEAYEVLSDENKKSRYDQFGHAGMKGGAGFGGGGMNMEDIFSHFGDIFGGGFGGGFSGFGSSRSGRRVSKGSNLRVKVKLNLKEIVEGVEKKIKVKMYVACQSCNGSGGKAGSGRITCTTCHGTGQVSKITNTILGQMQTASTCPHCGGEGSTLKNKCNVCYGEGIVKDDEIISIKIPAGVAQGMQLSVSGKGNAARRGGVNGDLLVLIEEEKHPHLVRDENDLLYNLNISIPDAILGIPVEIPTVEGKVKIKIEPGTQPGKVLRLRGKGVPEVNGYGRGDLLVSINVYIPEVLSKDERKIIEKLKPSKNFSAENFKTDSSFFDNFKGFFN from the coding sequence ATGTCGAAAAGAGATTATTACGAAATATTAGAAGTGTCGAAAAATGCTTCTAAAGATGAGATAAAAAAAGCATACAGAAAACAAGCTATAAAATATCATCCTGATAAAAATCCTAATAACAATGCTGCTGAGGAGAAGTTTAAAGAAGCTGCTGAAGCTTACGAAGTTTTAAGCGACGAAAACAAAAAAAGCAGATATGACCAATTCGGTCATGCCGGAATGAAAGGCGGTGCCGGATTTGGTGGCGGCGGAATGAATATGGAAGATATCTTTTCTCATTTTGGTGACATTTTTGGCGGTGGTTTCGGAGGCGGTTTTAGTGGTTTTGGAAGTAGTCGTAGTGGCAGACGTGTAAGCAAGGGCTCAAATTTGAGAGTGAAAGTAAAACTAAACTTAAAAGAAATTGTTGAAGGAGTTGAAAAAAAGATAAAGGTGAAAATGTATGTTGCTTGCCAATCTTGTAACGGAAGTGGAGGCAAAGCCGGCTCTGGAAGAATAACTTGTACAACTTGCCATGGTACAGGACAAGTTTCGAAAATAACAAATACAATTTTAGGGCAAATGCAAACGGCATCTACTTGTCCGCATTGCGGAGGCGAGGGTTCAACACTGAAAAACAAATGTAATGTTTGTTATGGCGAAGGAATTGTGAAAGATGACGAGATTATTAGTATCAAAATACCTGCTGGAGTTGCTCAAGGAATGCAACTTTCGGTAAGCGGAAAAGGCAATGCTGCACGTAGAGGAGGAGTTAATGGCGACCTTTTGGTTCTCATCGAAGAAGAAAAACATCCGCATTTGGTACGAGATGAAAACGACCTTTTGTACAATTTGAATATTAGTATCCCCGATGCAATACTTGGAATCCCTGTAGAAATTCCTACTGTAGAAGGTAAAGTAAAAATTAAAATTGAACCTGGAACTCAGCCCGGGAAAGTATTACGTTTGCGAGGGAAAGGTGTTCCTGAAGTGAATGGCTACGGAAGAGGAGATTTATTAGTCTCAATAAATGTTTACATTCCTGAAGTTTTATCGAAAGATGAAAGAAAAATTATTGAGAAACTAAAACCTTCAAAAAACTTCAGCGCTGAAAATTTTAAAACAGACAGTAGTTTTTTTGATAATTTCAAAGGATTTTTCAATTAG